CAACGCCGCGGCGGTCGAGGGCATCATGGACCGCCTCAACATCCCGGACGACGTCCCGATCGAATCCAAGATCGTGACCCGCGCGATCCGTTCCGCGCAGACCCAGGTCGAAGGTCAGAACTTCGAGATCCGCAAGAACGTCCTCAAGTACGACGAGGTCATGAACAAGCAGCGCACCGTGATCTACGAGGAGCGCCGCAAGGTTCTGGAGGGCGCCGACCTGCACGAGCAGGTCCGGCACTTCGTCGATGACACCATCGAGGGTTACGTGCGGGGCGCGACGGCCGACGGCTACCCGGAGGAGTGGGACCTCGAGACCCTCTGGTCTGGTCTGGGCCTGCTCTACCCGGTCGGTGTCGACGCGCCGGGCACCGACGACCGCGAGGGGCTGACCTCCGACCTCCTGCTCGAGGACCTCCAGGCGGACGCGCAGGACGCCTACGACCGGCGCGAGACCGAGCTCGGTGACAAGCCGGACGGCGAGGCCGTCATGCGCGAGCTGGAGCGCCGAGTGGTGCTCGCGGTGCTCGACCGCAAGTGGCGTGAGCATCTCTACGAGATGGACTACCTGCAGGAGGGCATCGGCCTGCGGGCGATGGGGCAGCGAGACCCGGTCGTGGAGTACCAGCGCGAGGGTTTCGACATGTTCCAGACGATGATGGAAGGCATCAAGGAGGAGTCGGTCCGCCTCCTGTTCAACGTCGAGGTCCAGGTCGCGGGGCGGGACACCGAAGAGGGCACCGCGGCCCCGGTCGGCACGGCGCCCACGCCGGCCACCCCGGCGGAGGGCGGTGCCGTGGCCGTCGGCGCCGTGCCGCTGGTCACCCCGGCCGAGCCCGCACCCGCGCCGGCCCGGCCCACACGGACCGCTCCCGAGCCTCCGCCGGCCCCGGTGCCGGCGGCCCCGCCGCCGGTCTTCGTCAAGGGCCTCGAACCGCGTCGCCTGACCGGGGGGCTGCGCTACACGGCGCCGTCCGTCGACGGCGGCTCGTCCACGGTGACGACCGTCGACAACGGCTCCGAGCTGTCCCGTGGCGGCGGGGCGCGCGCAGCCGGCGGTGGCGTGTCCCGCGGCGCCGGTGAGGGCGGCACGGCCCGCCCGGCGCGCAACGCGCCCTGCCCCTGCGGCTCGGGGCGGAAGTACAAGCGCTGCCACGGCGATCCGGCCCGCCACAACGACTGACGGGCCACCGATGGCCGGAGACGGGCGGGGGCGGGTGGTGGGAGGCCCCCGCCGCCGGCCGGTCAGCCGGGCTGGTCGGCGAGGCTGGCCGTCAGCCGAGCTGGAGGGTCGTCACCTGCCAGCGGCCCGCGGCGTGCTCCATCCGCAGGGCGAGCGCCCGGACCCGGGCACCCCTGCTGACCACGGCGCTGACCTCCGCCACTCCGGGCAGCGGCTCACTGACCCGCACGCTGCGCACCTGCGAGGGCTGGCGGGTCGCCAGGGACGACGCCGTCCGCTCGAAGTCGCTCTGTAGCGCCGCCGTGCTCCAGGGGGCCAGGTGCGCGGCCGGTCGGGCCCCGGAGAGCACCTCAATGATCACTCGTACGACCACGGCCGCGGTCCGGCGCGGATCCGGCGACGGCCCCGGGCCCGGCGGCGTCACCGCGACGGGGCCATCCGCCGGCTGACGCACCGGCGCACGGGTGGTTCGGGTGGGCCGTGGCCACGGGAGAGTCCGTTGGTCCGGCAGGAGATGGCGGGCGGCGCCGCGTTCGGCGCGGTTCACCGGCCCGGCCACCGCGCTCACGGCGGCAGACGTCGCGGTCGGTGGGGCGGCAGACGTCGCGGTCGGCGCCGCGACTCTCGAATACCGGGCACCCGCGGACCGGTCGGCCCCCGGGGCCCGCCCGGCCGGTTGCCCGG
The Parafrankia discariae genome window above contains:
- a CDS encoding Rv3235 family protein, with the translated sequence MTATTALTLPRRRRPHVATTPRLMPVRPVDPPYDDETVPPGQPAGRAPGADRSAGARYSRVAAPTATSAAPPTATSAAVSAVAGPVNRAERGAARHLLPDQRTLPWPRPTRTTRAPVRQPADGPVAVTPPGPGPSPDPRRTAAVVVRVIIEVLSGARPAAHLAPWSTAALQSDFERTASSLATRQPSQVRSVRVSEPLPGVAEVSAVVSRGARVRALALRMEHAAGRWQVTTLQLG